In Solirubrobacterales bacterium, the DNA window TTCGCCGTCAGCGATGACGTGAAGCTTCTCGGGACGAACCCCGACCCGGATTTCAGCGTCCGAAGCGAGATTGCGGGAGGCGGGAACGATCAGGTCCCGTCCGTTCACGTTGACCACGACCGCCTCGCCCTTCTGCCCGGTGATCCTTCCGGGAAGCAGATTGGAAACGCCGAGGAAGTTGGCGACGAAGGCGGTCCGGGGATGCTCGTAGAGATCCACCGGACTTCCCATCTGCACGATTCTCCCCTCGTTCATCACCGCGATCGTGTCGGCCATGGTCATGGCCTCCTCCTGATCGTGGGTGACGTGGACAAAGGTGAGCCCGAGGTCGGTCTGGATCCCCTTGAGCTCCAGTTGCATCTGGTGCCGCAGCTTCAGGTCGAGAGCGCCGAGCGGCTCGTCCAGCAGCAGCACCTGGGGCCGGTTGACCAGGGCCCGGGCCAGGGCCACCCGCTGCTGCTGACCGCCGGAAAGCTGGCTCGGCTTGCGGTCACCGAACTGCTCCAGCTCGACCAGCCGGAGCATCTCCGCCACCTTCTCCTTGATCTGCTTCTGTCGGCGTTCCTTCAGTCCAAAGGCCACGTTGTCGGCGATGGTCAGGTGGGGGAACAGCGCGTAGCTCTGGAACACCGTGTTCAGCGGGCGCTTGAACGCCCGGTCGTGGGTGATGTCGTTGCCGTCGAGCACGATCCGGCCGGCGTCCGGCCGTTCCAGCCCGGCCACCATCCGCAGCGTGGTCGTCTTGCCGCAGCCGGAGGCCCCAAGCATCGCGAAGAACGACCCCTGCGGGATCTCGACGCTGAGATCATCGACAACCGTGTTGTCCCCGAACCGCTTGGTCAGGTTCAGCAGCTCGAGTTTTCCGGCGGTCATGTGGCTCTGGCCTAAAGGCCGATCGTCCGCTCGAACTCGGACTGGTACTTGGCCGCCTGTTCGATGCTGAGCGGCATGTACCCGTGCATCTTGTCCATCGATGCCTTGTCGGGGAAGATCAGCTGGTTGTCGACCAGGCTCGGATCGATCTTCTTCATCGCCTCCTGGGCACCCTCCACCGGGCAGAAGGCGTTGACGTAGGAGGCAACCTGGGCGGCCACCTTGGGCTCGTAGTAGTAGTTGATCAGCTCGGTTGCCCCGACCGTGTTGGGTGCCTTGCTCGGAATCATCAGCACGTCTTCCAGCAGCATCGCCCCGGTGTCGGGAATGAAGAACTTGATCTTCGGGTTGTCCCGGTTGAGCTGCACCACGTCGCCGGCCCAGGCGAAGCAGGCCGCGATGTTGCCCTGGGCGAGGTCCGGGGCGTAGTCGTTGCCGGTGAACCGCCGAAGCTGGCCGGAGTCGAGCGCCTTGGTGATGTCGTCGAGTGCCTGGTTGAACTGCTCCTCGGTGAAATCGCTCGGGTTGGCCCCGTTGTTCAGCATCAGCAGGCCGGTGGTCTCCCGCAGCTCGCTGAGCAGAGCCACCTTGCCCTTGAGGTCGGGCGCGGTCAGCAACTCGTCCACCGAGGTGATGTCCCGGCCGGTGACCGAGGTGTTGACCGCGATCCCGGCGATCCAGCCCTGCCAGGCCAGCGAGAACTTGCGGTCCGGATCGAACGGCGGATGGGCGAAGGCGGGCAGCAGGTTCTTCGAGTTCGGGATCTTGTCGAAGTTGAGTGGCTGGACCCAGTTCAGTTCGATCATCCGGCCACCCATCCAGTCGGTCGGGCTGACCAGGGAGGCCGGAATGCCCTGACCGCTCTTCATCAACGGCTGGATCTTGGCGAACCACTCATCGTTGCTGTTGATCTCGGCGACGTACTTGACGTTGATCCCGGTCTGTTTCTTGAACTGGGCCAGGCTGGGGATGTTCCCCTTCGAGTCGGTGTCGACCGAAAGCGGCCAGTTCGCCCAGGTGAGCTGCTTGGAGGAGGTGTTGGTCATCTCGGCCGCTCCGCCCCCGCCCCCGCTGGTGTCGGTGCCGCAGGCCGCGAGGAAGGATCCTGCCGCGGTCATGCCGAACCCGGCCATCGCCGCGTTCCTCAGGAACTGCCGCCGACCCATTCCGGGGCCGCTCTCGCTGAGCAGACGCTCCAGCGCTTTCCGTGGGTCGGGCTCTCTCGCCGCCATTCGCTCTCTCCTCGGGTTGCCGATCGGTCGAAAGACGAATCTCCGCGAACCGGTGGGAGACCTCTCGGACCCCTCCTCGCCTCTCTCGAAGATCAGTATAGGCCGGTCCGGAGGACCGAACCAGAATTACGAAACGTCGAAAGGCGGGCGGAAGAGTTCACGCTTCGACCGGGGGCCACCCGATTCTGTGGTGGTCGCCTCAGCCGGCGGCGGATTCAGCGGTGCCGCCGGAACCGGAGGCGGGCTCGTCCGGGCGGGACGGAGCAGGCGGAGCGGTCGGGCCGGCAACTCCGACCTTCTCGGGCTCGTCGGCCTCGGACTTCTTCGCCTTCTTCTTCCGCGGCTTGGTGATCTTCATCTTCAGCGGATGGTCCTCGTCACCGGACTTGTCGAGCTTGACGGTGACCAGGGAGCCGGAAACCGAGTCTCCGCCGCCGGCCTTCAGGACCTCGTCGGCCAGCGGATCCTCGATGTAGCGCTGGATCGCCCGGCGGAGCGGACGGGCGCCCATGGCCGGATCCCAGCCCTTCTCGACCAGCAGGTCCTTGGCGTCGTCATCCAGCTCAAGCATCAGCTCGTGCTCGGCCACCTGGACCCGGACCCGGCCGATCATCAGTTCGACGATCTCCCGGACCTGTTCGCGATCCAGTTTGTGGAACACGATCACTTCGTCAATCCGGTTGAGGAACTCGGGACGGAACACCTTGCGGAGCTCGCCCATGATCCGGCCCTTCATGTCGTCGTACGAAATCCCGGTCTCGTCCGACACGGTGAAACCGATGCCCTGGTTCCTGGCGATCTCGCCGGCCCCGATGTTCGAGGTCATGATGATGATCGAGTTGCGGAAGTCCACGGTGCGACCCTGGGAGTCGGTCAGGCGGCCGTCCTCGAGGATCTGAAGCAGGATGTTGAACACATCCGGGTGAGCCTTCTCGATCTCGTCCAGCAGCAGCACCGAGTAGGGCTTGCGCCGGACGGCCTCGGTCAGCTGGCCGCCCTCGTCGTAGCCGACGTAGCCGGGCGGTGAACCGACCAGACGACTGACCGCATGCTTCTCCATGTACTCGGACATGTCGATCCGGACCATCGATTCCTCGTCCCCGAACA includes these proteins:
- a CDS encoding ABC transporter ATP-binding protein; protein product: MTAGKLELLNLTKRFGDNTVVDDLSVEIPQGSFFAMLGASGCGKTTTLRMVAGLERPDAGRIVLDGNDITHDRAFKRPLNTVFQSYALFPHLTIADNVAFGLKERRQKQIKEKVAEMLRLVELEQFGDRKPSQLSGGQQQRVALARALVNRPQVLLLDEPLGALDLKLRHQMQLELKGIQTDLGLTFVHVTHDQEEAMTMADTIAVMNEGRIVQMGSPVDLYEHPRTAFVANFLGVSNLLPGRITGQKGEAVVVNVNGRDLIVPASRNLASDAEIRVGVRPEKLHVIADGESAPEGHNVLDGEIVGDAFTGIGTQFQVRLGTGQEVVAFAQNLATGARLTVGDRVRLHWEPEHTFALEPGADSDSDAGAVQPGDVHMRIGTDS
- a CDS encoding spermidine/putrescine ABC transporter substrate-binding protein, translating into MAAREPDPRKALERLLSESGPGMGRRQFLRNAAMAGFGMTAAGSFLAACGTDTSGGGGGAAEMTNTSSKQLTWANWPLSVDTDSKGNIPSLAQFKKQTGINVKYVAEINSNDEWFAKIQPLMKSGQGIPASLVSPTDWMGGRMIELNWVQPLNFDKIPNSKNLLPAFAHPPFDPDRKFSLAWQGWIAGIAVNTSVTGRDITSVDELLTAPDLKGKVALLSELRETTGLLMLNNGANPSDFTEEQFNQALDDITKALDSGQLRRFTGNDYAPDLAQGNIAACFAWAGDVVQLNRDNPKIKFFIPDTGAMLLEDVLMIPSKAPNTVGATELINYYYEPKVAAQVASYVNAFCPVEGAQEAMKKIDPSLVDNQLIFPDKASMDKMHGYMPLSIEQAAKYQSEFERTIGL